The nucleotide sequence CCCAAAGCTTAGGAGCTATGTTATGATACTTAAGAATTTCACTGGCGGCAACTTCCGTCTTTATAGCTATTGCTAACTTAAGTTCCTGTGCAGGTGTCATATTACAGCTTGGATAATTAATCTCTAACTCTGGTTCATTTTGAAGGGTAATTGCATATATTGGAATTCCAAGCTTGGCGTATTCTTCCATGAATCTTACATAGTATTTTGCAAGATCATCGATAAAATCATCATTGAGCTTTCCACCCTTTAGAAGCTTTTCGTTATCTGGGTAGCTATTACTGTTTGAAGTAGGGAGCTTCATCCATCCTGGTGGAGTCCAGGAAGAAGCGAATAATTTAACATCTGGGTTTATAGCTAAAATTTCTTTAATTGTATCTACTATTTTATAATCGATATCCTTTTGAATAGAAAATCCCTTGCCTGTAGTATTGTACCAGTCTGGATTACTTGGATCTTCAATTTCGTCATAATAGGTATAGAATTCTTGACCGGTGAAGTCTGCTGTACCTATAGTTACTCTTAAGATACTCATTCCAGCACCTTCAACTGGGTCCACAAGTTTCTTTAAGAAGTCTGTTCTAGTTTCTTGACTCATCTTAGCTAAGTTATTAACTGTAGACTCTTCCATTGATGTTCCCATTCCTAAGAAGGTCTGGTAGGTCTTTGAAGTATCAATAAGTATAGTCGTTGCTTCTTGACCATCCGGTGAAGTTATATCCAAATTAAACTTTCTAGCTAGCTTGTTAGATATTTCCTCTGGAGAATCATACCAGCTCATGCTTTGAGATTGTTCCGAAGAACTCATCCATACTTGTACATAGTCTTCTTCAATCATGTTTCCTTCTGGGGTATAGATTACCTCTGGTTCTTGTGGGTCCTCCGGTCCTTCTTCATATGGCCCAACTTTTTCAAAGCTAATCCAGTTGATATTAAAGTTACCGGCTCCAGCCCTAAATCTTATGGTTTGCTTTCCGGCCTTAAGATTAGCTGTGCCTGATACTGAAGTCCAGTTCTGCCAGGCACCGGTGTCAGGAACATCAGCCTTACTTTGAAGTCTCGAACCTGCATAGAGTTCGAGCCCACCTGTTGAGCCGCCTGGGCTGGAAACTCTAAAGGTAACTTTATATCTAGCTTCTTCTTCAACATCAACATACCAATCAAGCCAGTCTCCTGCATCTGTCCATCCGGCATTTTGCCCACCGCCTTCATCACTGCAGTTTTCAAAACTAAATCCGTTTTGATTCCTAGCCTCTTCTACTTCTAATTTTCCAGGGATAGGACTAGCTGGTATATCAGCTTCCTCAGGCTTTTCAGGCAGCACAGAAGTTTCACCTTTCTTTAGTCCATAACCATAGTTAAACAGTGCTTTTCCTGCTTCATGCTTGAGTGGGATGTCTTTTGCATACCATGGCCATGTAAATGTTAGTTTTCCGGTAAAGTCATAATCACCCAATAATACGTCGGCTATGCCTTGACCTTCAGTTCCGGGAAGCCATGCTGCTATCAGCCCATCAAAGTCTTCTATTTGGTCGGCTATTGTTATAGGTCTTCCGGTTACCAGTACAGCTACTATTGGAAGATCGGGATTTGTTTCTTTAATATTTTTTAGTGTGGTTAGATCCTCAGAATCAAGCTTTAATGCATCGGTACTTTTGTCACCGTTAGACTCTGCATAAGGGGTTTCACCTATAAATACTAAAGCCACATCGTTATCAGCGGAGGCTCTGCCACGTTTATTATAGGTTACCGTTACTCCATCACCAACAGCATCCTTAATGCCCTGTAAAATAGTAGTTCCGGAAGTTATATTACCTGCACTGCCTTGCCAGCTGATAGTCCAACCACCGCATTGTATCCCAATATCGTCAGCAGACTTCCCAGCTACAAGGATGTTATCCATATCCTTTAGCCTTCCCACGATATCGTTATCATTCTTAAGTAAAACCAAGGATTCTCTCACAGCTTGTCTAGCTAATTCTCTGTGTTCTTCTGAACCAAAGCTGTCTAACAAATCTCTCTGAGCATAGGGGTCTTCAAAAAGTCCCATCTCAAATTTTACCGTTAAAATTCTGGTTACAGCGTCATCAATTCTGGATTGAGGAACTCTACCTTCTTTCACTAGGGCTAATAGATCTGTATAGAAACCTTTCCAATTAGTAGGTTCCATAGCCATATCAATACCGGCGTTTATGGCCTTAGCTATTTTATCCTTTTTGGTGGAAGCCGCGATTTGATCAATTCCATTGTAATCTGATATGACAATTCCGGTGAAGCCTAGTTCTTCTTTTAATACTTTTGTTATCAACTCAGGATTACCATGTATTTTTTCACCATTCAAACTATTATAAGTAATCATTACAGATCTTACACCAGCATCTATAGCTGCTTTATAAGGTATAAGCAACTCATTCTCTAAAGCATTTTTAAAGTCTTCTTCGCTTAGTTTAATATCACCTTGGTTTGTACCGTTTTCAGCTAAGCCCTCTCCTATAAAATGCTTTGCTGTAGCTATAACTTTATCTGTTCTCAGAAGACTTTTATCCGGATTATCGCCTTGTAAACCTTGTATATATGCTACGCCCATTTTAGAAACAAGCTCTGCATTTTCACCAAAGGTTTCATAGGTTCTTCCCCATCTCTCACTGTGTGGAATGCCAAGTGTTGGAGTAAAGGTCCAATGAACACCAGTAGCTCTTACTTCCTCAGCAACAGCCTCACCTATTGCTTTAACAAGAGAGGTGTTTCCTGTAGCACCAAGACCTATGTTATGTGGGAAAATTGTTGCTCCCACAACATTGTTGTGTCCATGTACTGCGTCTACACCATAGATTATTGGAATACCAAGCCCAGTAGACATGGCTGCAGCCTGATAGGCATCTACCATGTTTGCCCAGCTCTCTGCAGTGTTAGGAGTAGGTAGGGAACCACCGCCGCTTAGTACGGAGCCTAAGTGATAAGTCTTAACGTCTTCTGGACTTGTGGTTGCTCTTTCGGTCTGAATCATTTGACCAACCTTTTGTTCTAGGGACATTCTTCCAAGTAAGTCTTCAACTCTTTCAGCTATAGATAGACTTGAGTTTAGGTATTTTGGTGTTTCCACTGCCGCCAAAGGTTGTACATTGCCTAAAAGCATTGTAGCAGTGAATGTAGTTGCTAAGAATCTGGCCAAGGATTTCTTAAGCATACTTTTAATTCCCCCTTAATAAAATTTCACCGTGCCTGTTAACGTTTACTTAGCACATATTTCAAAGGATTCATATACACCTCCATTCAATGGTATTTTGTTAGATTGTAAATCATTCCTATTTGTTAGAAATAAAATTATAATTATTTATACAAAGCTATTATATAAACCTTTATATTGGTAAAAAAGTACATAAAATTAAGAAAAGGTTGGAAATTTTATACACTTTTTTAGGTTTGGGCAGTATAGAAGCTATTATTTTTCGAAAAGGTTACATTTTTTTAAATTGTATAACTAACATTATCTAAAAAAATATATAAAATAGTGATATTTATAGTTGTTAATTTTCATTAGTCATATAAAATAGAGATAAGCTTTACATAGGAAACTTGGAATAAATGTGAGTGGATAGTCCTTTTTTAGAACTGGTGAAGGAAGGAGAACAATATATGAATAATAAAATGGCAGAGCTTTGGATAAGTTCAGAAAGGGAACCGGGATCAGGGACTTGGTTTAATGGGCCTAAGGAAATAGAGTATAAGATGGATAAAATTCCATACACAGAGATCAAACTAGAATACAGTTCAAAAGTCACCACTATTAATATTGATGTAAATAAGGAATTTCAGACAATGCTTGGCATAGGGACATCTATGGAAGAAACTACGGTATTTAACTTGGCCAGAATGTCTCCTGAAAAAAGAAAGGAGGTAATTACAAAGCTGTTTGATTCCGTAAAAGGTATCGGTATGAACTTAATTAGAGTGTGTATAGGAACACCGGATTTTACAGCCCGAAAGTTTTACTCCTATGACGATATGCCAAAAGGCTCAACTGATCCCGATTTGAAGCATTTTTCAATACAAAAGGATATAGATTTTCATATAATTGATACATTAAAAGAAATACAGGATATAAATCCGGAGGTGAAATTCTTTGCATCACCTTGGAGCCCACCGGGTTGGATGAAAGAGGAAAGCAAAGAGTTTGCTTCAACAGATGACAACAATCTAAACGGAGGAAAACTTAAAGACGAGTATATACCTGCTTTGGCAAAGTATTTTATAAAGTTCCTGGAGGCTTATAAGGAGCAGGGTATAGAAATATATGCTATAACGCTGCAGAATGAACCCTTGTTTGAAATATCTTATCCAAGCTGCGGTATGACTCCGGACCAACAGAAGAAACTTTCTATAGCTTTAAAAAAGGAACTGGTATTGAAGGGCCTAGACGTTAAGATATGGATATTTGACCATAATTTCGAACAGGGTGTTGAGTTTGCCGCTGGAGTACTCAACAGCGAGGAGGCTTTTAACGCAGTTGACGGTATTGCCTTCCATGACTATGATGGCGAGCCAATTGAAATGACAAGGACCCATGAGTTATTTCCTTCTAAGGATATAATGCTTACGGAACGTGCTGTATGGGGAACAATGGGGGCTGATAGAATAGCTCAATACTTTAGAAATTGGGCTATCAGCTATAATGGTTGGGTAACTATGCTTGATAGCAATATAGGTCCTCATCAATGGACAGGAACGCCGGGGCCTGCAATGATTTTGCAAAGTGCAGAAGCTACCGGAGTTATAGGTAGTAAAAAGGTATATGATAATTATTGGTGCCTTCCTGAATACTACATACTTGGCCAATTTTCTAAGTTTATACAGCGTGGTGCAAAGAGAATAGAGAGTAATTACGGATCACCAGAAACTCTGACAAATGTAGCTTTTTTAAATCCTGACAATACAATAGTTG is from Clostridium thermarum and encodes:
- a CDS encoding glycoside hydrolase family 30 protein → MNNKMAELWISSEREPGSGTWFNGPKEIEYKMDKIPYTEIKLEYSSKVTTINIDVNKEFQTMLGIGTSMEETTVFNLARMSPEKRKEVITKLFDSVKGIGMNLIRVCIGTPDFTARKFYSYDDMPKGSTDPDLKHFSIQKDIDFHIIDTLKEIQDINPEVKFFASPWSPPGWMKEESKEFASTDDNNLNGGKLKDEYIPALAKYFIKFLEAYKEQGIEIYAITLQNEPLFEISYPSCGMTPDQQKKLSIALKKELVLKGLDVKIWIFDHNFEQGVEFAAGVLNSEEAFNAVDGIAFHDYDGEPIEMTRTHELFPSKDIMLTERAVWGTMGADRIAQYFRNWAISYNGWVTMLDSNIGPHQWTGTPGPAMILQSAEATGVIGSKKVYDNYWCLPEYYILGQFSKFIQRGAKRIESNYGSPETLTNVAFLNPDNTIVVVIINQTKNKQYFNIVCEGVQISGKVPAKAVATYRWYRI